The following coding sequences lie in one Cupriavidus sp. WKF15 genomic window:
- the urtD gene encoding urea ABC transporter ATP-binding protein UrtD: protein MNAALEYGQAESGNATGLGRVMEPGTIDVSHGPILYLEDLTVQFDGFRALNKLSLSIDHGELRCVIGPNGAGKTTMMDVITGKTGPRNANVSGRVFLGQTIDLMRMTEPRIAQVGIGRKFQKPTVFEQHAVWENLELAMKADKRWWSSLRARLTGEGHRRIEETLALTGLEDEAYRPAGLLSHGQKQRLEIGMLLMQQPQLLLLDEPVAGMTDEETMQLAALLNSLRGSCSMMVVEHDMEFVAALAGGEGKVTVLAEGSVLAEGTLDSVKRDDRVIESYLGR, encoded by the coding sequence ATGAATGCCGCGCTTGAATACGGCCAGGCGGAAAGCGGCAACGCGACCGGTCTCGGCCGCGTGATGGAACCGGGCACGATCGATGTCTCGCACGGACCGATCCTTTACCTGGAAGACCTCACGGTGCAGTTCGACGGCTTTCGCGCGCTCAACAAGCTGAGCCTGTCGATCGACCACGGCGAATTGCGCTGCGTGATCGGCCCCAATGGCGCGGGCAAGACCACGATGATGGATGTCATCACCGGCAAGACCGGTCCGCGCAATGCCAACGTCAGCGGCCGCGTGTTCCTGGGCCAGACCATCGACCTGATGCGCATGACCGAGCCGCGCATCGCGCAGGTCGGCATCGGCCGCAAGTTCCAGAAGCCCACGGTATTCGAGCAGCATGCCGTCTGGGAGAACCTGGAGCTCGCGATGAAGGCCGACAAGCGCTGGTGGTCGTCGCTGCGCGCGCGACTGACCGGGGAAGGGCATCGCCGCATCGAGGAAACACTGGCGCTGACGGGCCTTGAAGACGAGGCCTACCGCCCGGCGGGTCTGCTGTCGCACGGCCAGAAGCAGCGCCTGGAGATCGGCATGCTACTGATGCAGCAACCCCAGTTGCTGTTGCTGGATGAGCCCGTGGCCGGCATGACCGATGAGGAAACCATGCAGCTCGCCGCGCTGCTGAACAGCCTGCGCGGCAGCTGTTCGATGATGGTGGTCGAGCACGACATGGAGTTCGTCGCGGCGCTGGCCGGCGGCGAAGGCAAAGTCACGGTACTTGCGGAAGGCAGCGTGCT
- the urtC gene encoding urea ABC transporter permease subunit UrtC, protein MQSFHSDSPGTPFRLAVPERQPLFSRRAWTMLAVLTLVVAIGVPACALLVPAGHPLHLSAYALTLVGKIMCFALAAIALDLVWGYCGILSLGHGLFFALGGYAMGMYLMRSIGREGVYKSDLPDFMVFLDWKELPWFWHGTEHLGYALLLVVLVPGVLAWLFGFFAFRSRIKGVYLSIITQAMTYAAMLLFFRNETGFGGNNGFTDFKRIAGYAIAAPQTRAALFVLTFLALVAGFVACRYIVTSKLGRVVTAIRDAEMRVMFSGYNPLGYKLFVWTFSAVLCGIAGALYVPQVGIINPGEMSPGNSIEMAVWVAVGGRGTLIGPVIGAFLVNGAKTMFTAYFAEYWLFLLGAMFVLVTLYLPDGVIGLWKRLRERGSRATPASPVAQEAVSSPAVAGRTGGEA, encoded by the coding sequence ATGCAGAGCTTTCATTCCGATTCCCCGGGCACGCCTTTCCGGCTTGCGGTGCCCGAGCGCCAGCCGCTGTTCAGCCGCCGGGCCTGGACGATGCTGGCAGTATTGACACTCGTGGTGGCGATCGGCGTGCCGGCGTGCGCGCTGCTGGTGCCCGCAGGCCATCCGCTGCACCTGTCGGCCTACGCGCTGACGCTGGTCGGCAAGATCATGTGCTTTGCGCTCGCCGCGATTGCGCTGGACCTGGTGTGGGGCTATTGCGGCATCCTGAGCCTGGGTCACGGGCTGTTCTTCGCGCTCGGCGGCTATGCGATGGGCATGTACCTGATGCGGTCCATCGGTCGCGAAGGCGTGTACAAGAGCGATCTGCCGGACTTCATGGTGTTTCTCGACTGGAAGGAGCTGCCGTGGTTCTGGCACGGCACCGAGCACCTCGGCTATGCGCTGCTGCTGGTGGTGCTGGTCCCCGGCGTTCTGGCGTGGCTGTTCGGCTTCTTTGCGTTCCGCTCGCGCATCAAGGGCGTGTACCTGTCGATCATCACGCAGGCCATGACGTACGCGGCGATGCTGCTGTTCTTCCGCAACGAAACGGGCTTTGGCGGCAACAACGGGTTCACCGACTTCAAGCGTATCGCCGGCTATGCCATTGCCGCGCCGCAGACGCGCGCGGCGCTGTTCGTGCTGACCTTCCTTGCGCTGGTCGCAGGGTTCGTGGCTTGCCGCTATATCGTCACGTCCAAGCTGGGCCGCGTCGTGACCGCCATACGCGATGCCGAGATGCGCGTGATGTTCTCGGGCTACAACCCGCTGGGCTACAAGCTGTTCGTATGGACGTTCTCGGCCGTGCTGTGTGGCATTGCCGGCGCGCTGTACGTGCCGCAGGTGGGCATCATCAACCCGGGCGAGATGTCGCCCGGCAATTCCATCGAGATGGCCGTATGGGTGGCCGTGGGTGGGCGCGGTACGCTGATCGGGCCGGTGATCGGCGCATTCCTGGTCAACGGTGCCAAGACCATGTTCACGGCCTACTTTGCCGAGTACTGGCTGTTCCTGCTCGGCGCGATGTTCGTACTGGTCACGCTATACCTGCCCGATGGCGTGATCGGGCTGTGGAAGCGCCTGCGCGAACGCGGCAGCCGCGCAACGCCGGCGAGCCCGGTCGCACAGGAAGCCGTATCCAGTCCCGCCGTGGCGGGGCGTACCGGAGGTGAAGCATGA
- the urtB gene encoding urea ABC transporter permease subunit UrtB produces the protein MPWLRAMLAALLLAAPLWAAAAGALSQADLKPLAEDDFDAKTAALSALAKAPPEQAGPILKALQDDALQYAPSVGMVRQEGDKTVDAITGQPVKVKADELESLTLNNSLRAIVDSAASSLQLQSPDIAVRTQAINTLYDQPESASRASVEAARKMEADPGLRARLDVIWATSVLAEETQPGDSAQREARLEAIRVLGRDSNPQSRQKLAPLVERGSDGKYREADVEVRVAAQQALDALRSDQRRAELIGNLFAGLSLGSVLLLAALGLAITYGLIGVINMAHGEFLMIGAYATYVVQTLFRTYAPGAFDWYLPAALPASFLAAGIVGFVLERLVLRHLYGRPLETLLATFGVSLLLMQAVRTLFGAQNVEVANPAWMSGGMEWMPGLVIPYNRIVIILFALAVVAVAWAVLNRTRLGLFVRATTQNRTMAACVGVRTWKVDSYAFAFGAGIAGMGGCALSQIGNVGPDLGQAYIIDSFMVVVLGGVGQLAGTIVGAFGLGIINKFIEPFYGAVLAKIFVLVLIVLFIQKRPQGLFALKGRSAEA, from the coding sequence ATGCCGTGGCTGCGCGCCATGCTGGCTGCGCTGCTGCTTGCCGCGCCGCTATGGGCGGCCGCCGCGGGCGCATTGTCGCAGGCCGACCTCAAGCCACTGGCCGAGGACGATTTCGATGCCAAGACCGCGGCCCTGTCGGCGCTGGCCAAAGCTCCACCGGAACAGGCCGGTCCCATCCTGAAAGCGTTGCAGGACGATGCGCTGCAATACGCGCCGTCGGTAGGCATGGTGCGCCAGGAAGGCGACAAGACCGTCGATGCCATCACCGGCCAGCCGGTCAAGGTCAAGGCCGACGAGCTGGAATCACTGACCCTGAATAACAGCCTGCGCGCGATCGTCGACAGCGCGGCAAGCAGCCTGCAGCTGCAGTCGCCCGATATCGCGGTGCGCACGCAGGCCATCAATACGCTGTACGACCAGCCCGAGAGTGCCTCGCGTGCCAGCGTCGAAGCCGCGCGCAAGATGGAGGCCGATCCCGGTCTGCGCGCCCGGTTGGACGTGATCTGGGCCACTTCCGTGCTGGCGGAGGAGACCCAGCCGGGAGATTCGGCGCAGCGCGAAGCGCGACTCGAAGCCATTCGTGTCCTGGGCCGCGACAGCAATCCGCAAAGCCGCCAGAAACTGGCTCCGCTGGTCGAGCGCGGCAGTGACGGCAAGTACCGTGAAGCCGATGTCGAAGTGCGCGTTGCCGCCCAGCAGGCACTCGATGCATTGCGCAGCGACCAGCGCCGTGCCGAGCTGATCGGCAACCTGTTTGCCGGCCTGAGCCTGGGCAGCGTGCTGCTGCTGGCCGCGCTGGGCCTGGCCATCACCTATGGCCTGATCGGCGTCATTAACATGGCGCACGGCGAGTTCCTGATGATCGGCGCGTATGCGACCTACGTGGTGCAGACGCTGTTCCGCACCTATGCGCCCGGCGCGTTCGACTGGTACCTGCCGGCGGCGCTGCCGGCCTCGTTCCTGGCGGCGGGCATCGTCGGTTTCGTGCTCGAGCGGCTGGTGCTGCGCCATCTCTACGGGCGGCCCCTGGAGACGCTGCTGGCCACGTTCGGCGTGAGCCTGCTGCTGATGCAGGCGGTGCGCACACTGTTCGGCGCGCAGAACGTGGAAGTCGCCAATCCGGCCTGGATGAGCGGTGGCATGGAGTGGATGCCGGGTCTGGTGATCCCGTACAACCGCATCGTCATCATCCTGTTCGCGCTGGCCGTGGTGGCGGTCGCATGGGCGGTGCTCAACCGCACGCGCCTTGGCCTGTTTGTTCGCGCGACCACGCAGAACCGCACCATGGCCGCCTGCGTGGGCGTGCGCACATGGAAGGTGGACAGCTATGCCTTTGCCTTCGGTGCGGGCATTGCCGGCATGGGCGGCTGCGCGCTGTCGCAGATCGGCAATGTCGGTCCGGATCTGGGCCAGGCGTACATCATCGATTCCTTCATGGTCGTGGTGCTGGGCGGGGTAGGGCAGCTGGCCGGCACCATCGTCGGCGCATTCGGGCTGGGCATCATCAACAAGTTCATCGAGCCGTTCTACGGCGCGGTGCTGGCCAAGATCTTCGTCCTGGTGCTGATCGTGCTGTTCATCCAGAAGCGGCCGCAGGGACTTTTCGCGCTCAAGGGGCGCAGCGCGGAGGCATGA
- the urtA gene encoding urea ABC transporter substrate-binding protein, producing MKRRDMLKLSAVAAAAMIGASPLAMAQSKEPIKVGILHSLSGTMAISETSLKDVALMTIDEINKSGGVLGRKLEPVVVDPASNWPLFAEKARQLITKDKVAVTFGCWTSVSRKSVLPVYEELNSLLFYPVQYEGEEMSKNVFYTGAAPNQQAIPAVEYLMSKEGGGAKRFFLLGTDYVYPRTTNKILRAFLKSKGVADKDIEEVYTPFGHSDYQTIVANIKKFSQGGKTAVISTINGDSNVPFYKELGNAGLKAKDVPVVAFSVGEEELRGIDTKPLVGHLAAWNYFMSVKNPENDAFKKQWAAWVKANNLPGGDKRVTNDPMEATYVGIHMWAQAVKKAGTTDTDKVRAAMYGQTFKAPDGFTLTMGENHHLYKPVMIGEVKGDGQFTVVWKTPKAIRAQPWSPFIAGNEGKPDKVM from the coding sequence ATGAAACGACGTGACATGCTGAAGCTGTCGGCGGTAGCCGCCGCGGCAATGATCGGCGCCAGCCCGCTGGCGATGGCGCAGTCCAAAGAGCCGATCAAGGTCGGCATCCTGCATTCGCTGTCCGGCACCATGGCGATTTCCGAGACGTCGCTCAAGGACGTGGCGCTGATGACCATCGACGAGATCAACAAGAGCGGCGGCGTGCTCGGCCGCAAGCTCGAACCCGTGGTCGTGGATCCCGCGTCGAACTGGCCGCTGTTTGCCGAGAAGGCGCGTCAGCTGATCACCAAGGACAAGGTCGCCGTCACGTTCGGCTGCTGGACTTCGGTGTCGCGAAAGTCGGTGCTGCCGGTCTACGAAGAGCTGAATTCGCTGCTGTTCTACCCCGTGCAGTATGAGGGCGAGGAAATGTCGAAGAACGTCTTCTACACGGGCGCGGCGCCCAACCAGCAGGCCATTCCGGCGGTCGAGTACCTGATGAGCAAGGAAGGCGGCGGCGCCAAGCGCTTCTTCCTGCTGGGCACCGACTACGTCTATCCGCGCACCACCAACAAGATCCTGCGCGCCTTCCTGAAGAGCAAGGGCGTCGCCGACAAGGACATCGAAGAGGTCTACACGCCGTTCGGCCACAGCGACTACCAGACCATCGTCGCCAACATCAAGAAGTTCTCGCAGGGCGGCAAGACCGCCGTGATCTCCACCATCAACGGCGACTCCAACGTGCCGTTCTACAAGGAACTCGGCAACGCCGGCCTGAAGGCCAAGGACGTCCCGGTGGTCGCCTTCTCCGTGGGCGAGGAAGAGTTGCGCGGCATCGACACCAAGCCGCTGGTCGGCCACCTGGCGGCATGGAACTACTTCATGTCCGTCAAGAACCCCGAGAACGATGCGTTCAAGAAACAGTGGGCTGCCTGGGTCAAGGCGAACAACCTGCCGGGCGGCGACAAGCGCGTGACCAACGATCCGATGGAAGCCACCTACGTGGGCATCCACATGTGGGCGCAGGCCGTGAAGAAAGCCGGTACCACGGACACCGACAAGGTGCGTGCCGCCATGTACGGCCAGACCTTCAAGGCGCCCGACGGCTTCACCCTGACCATGGGCGAGAACCACCACCTCTACAAGCCGGTGATGATCGGCGAGGTCAAGGGCGACGGACAGTTCACCGTCGTGTGGAAGACGCCCAAGGCCATACGCGCGCAGCCGTGGAGCCCGTTCATCGCAGGCAACGAAGGCAAGCCGGACAAGGTGATGTAA
- the cyoD gene encoding cytochrome o ubiquinol oxidase subunit IV yields the protein MAQQHAASAHAESHGHSSFKSYVIGFVLAVVLTVIPFKIVMDGTMDRGTTLLIILGMAAVQVVVHLKYFLHMDGSKQQRWNVMSFLFTLLILFIVLAGSLWIMHNMNANMMPWMMK from the coding sequence ATGGCACAGCAACACGCAGCGTCCGCGCACGCCGAGTCGCACGGCCACAGCAGCTTCAAGTCCTATGTGATCGGCTTCGTGCTGGCGGTGGTCCTGACCGTCATCCCGTTCAAGATCGTGATGGACGGCACCATGGACCGCGGCACGACCCTCCTGATCATCCTCGGCATGGCCGCAGTGCAGGTGGTCGTGCACCTGAAGTACTTCCTCCATATGGATGGCTCGAAGCAGCAGCGCTGGAACGTGATGTCGTTCCTGTTCACGCTGCTGATCCTGTTCATCGTGCTGGCCGGCTCGCTCTGGATCATGCACAACATGAACGCGAACATGATGCCGTGGATGATGAAGTAA
- the cyoC gene encoding cytochrome o ubiquinol oxidase subunit III codes for MSTEVLDRFGAAQAPAHARSHDETHDHAHHDTSENTIFGFWLYLMSDCILFACLFAAFAVLRGEVAGGPSGKELFELNYVLVETFILLFSSITYGFAMISLQNRSKVRVLVWLGITFLLGAAFMYMEINEFHHLIAEGAGPSRSAFLSSFFTLVGTHGLHVASGMVWMLVLMWQVSKKGLTPTMSKRLNCLSLFWHFLDVVWIGVFTVVYLMGAM; via the coding sequence ATGTCGACAGAAGTCCTTGATCGCTTCGGGGCGGCGCAAGCCCCGGCTCATGCGCGCTCGCACGACGAGACGCACGACCACGCGCACCATGACACCAGCGAGAACACCATCTTTGGTTTCTGGCTGTACCTGATGAGCGACTGCATCCTGTTCGCGTGCCTGTTCGCCGCGTTCGCCGTCCTGCGCGGCGAAGTGGCGGGCGGTCCGTCGGGCAAGGAGCTGTTCGAGCTCAACTACGTGCTCGTCGAGACCTTCATCCTGCTGTTCTCGTCGATCACGTACGGTTTCGCGATGATCTCGCTGCAGAACCGTTCGAAGGTACGGGTGCTGGTCTGGCTGGGCATTACCTTCCTGCTGGGCGCCGCGTTCATGTACATGGAAATCAATGAATTCCATCACCTGATCGCCGAAGGCGCCGGCCCGAGCCGCAGCGCGTTCCTGTCGTCGTTCTTCACGCTGGTGGGCACCCACGGCCTGCACGTCGCAAGCGGCATGGTGTGGATGCTGGTCCTGATGTGGCAAGTCAGCAAGAAGGGCCTGACCCCGACCATGTCCAAGCGCCTGAACTGCCTCAGCCTGTTCTGGCACTTCCTGGACGTCGTCTGGATCGGCGTCTTCACCGTGGTCTATCTGATGGGGGCAATGTAA
- the cyoB gene encoding cytochrome o ubiquinol oxidase subunit I yields MFGKLSLSAIPFHEPIIMVVLAGVAIGGAALLGAITYFKKWGYLWNEWFTSVDHKKIGVMYCLVALVMLLRGFSDAVMMRAQLALATNGAHGVLPPEHYDQIFTAHGVIMIFFVAMPLMTGLMNLVVPLQIGARDVAFPFLNTLSFWLFVSGAMLVNISLGVGEFAKTGWLAYPPLSGLDFSPGVGVDYYLWSLQISGLGTLLTGVNFLVTILKMRAPGMTLMRMPVFTWTVLCTNVLIVAAFPVLTVSLALLGLDRYFDMHFFTNDGGGNAMMYVNLIWIWGHPEVYILILPAFGIFSEVIATFSGKKLFGYKGMVYATSAIMVLSFIVWLHHFFTMGSGANVNAFFGITTMIISIPTGVKIFNWLFTMYRGRVQMTSPVLWTLGFMITFVIGGMTGVLMAVPAADFVLHNSLFLIAHFHNVIIGGVLFGYLAGITYWWPKAFGFKLNERLGKCAFWCWLVGFYFAFMPLYVLGLMGMTRRLNHTDNPAWTPWLYLAVVGVVFVALGIFFQVLQIVVSIRDRKKLADVTGDPWGGRTLEWATSSPPPFYNFAHTPVVRDLDAFADMKARGEKLPTSGYEQIHMPKNTGAGFWMGLYSLVLGFALVWHIWWLAAVGLIGMVVSFIRRANDDHIDYYVPAAEVEQIETRQLQRIASQA; encoded by the coding sequence ATGTTTGGCAAATTGAGTTTGTCGGCGATTCCGTTTCATGAGCCGATCATCATGGTCGTACTGGCCGGCGTCGCCATCGGCGGCGCTGCGCTGCTAGGCGCGATCACGTATTTCAAGAAGTGGGGCTACCTCTGGAATGAGTGGTTCACTTCGGTCGATCACAAGAAGATCGGTGTGATGTACTGCCTGGTCGCGCTGGTCATGCTGCTGCGCGGCTTTTCCGACGCGGTCATGATGCGCGCGCAACTGGCGCTCGCCACGAACGGTGCCCACGGCGTCCTGCCGCCGGAACACTACGACCAGATCTTCACCGCCCACGGCGTGATCATGATCTTCTTCGTGGCCATGCCGCTGATGACGGGCCTGATGAACCTCGTGGTGCCGCTGCAGATCGGCGCGCGCGACGTGGCCTTCCCGTTCCTGAACACGCTGTCGTTCTGGCTGTTCGTGTCGGGCGCCATGCTGGTGAACATCTCGCTGGGCGTTGGCGAATTCGCCAAGACCGGCTGGCTCGCTTACCCGCCGCTGTCCGGCCTGGATTTCAGCCCGGGCGTAGGGGTGGACTACTACCTCTGGTCCTTGCAGATCTCGGGGTTGGGCACGCTGCTGACCGGCGTGAACTTCCTGGTGACCATCCTGAAGATGCGCGCCCCGGGCATGACCCTGATGCGCATGCCGGTGTTCACCTGGACGGTCCTGTGCACCAACGTGCTGATCGTGGCTGCCTTCCCGGTGCTGACCGTGTCGCTGGCACTGCTGGGCCTGGACCGCTACTTCGACATGCACTTCTTCACGAACGATGGCGGCGGCAATGCCATGATGTACGTGAACCTGATCTGGATCTGGGGCCACCCCGAGGTGTACATCCTGATCCTGCCGGCGTTCGGTATCTTCTCTGAAGTCATCGCCACGTTCTCGGGCAAGAAGCTGTTCGGCTACAAGGGCATGGTGTACGCGACCTCGGCCATCATGGTGCTGTCGTTCATCGTGTGGCTGCACCACTTCTTCACGATGGGCTCGGGCGCGAACGTCAACGCGTTCTTTGGCATCACGACCATGATCATCTCCATCCCGACCGGGGTGAAGATCTTCAACTGGCTGTTCACGATGTACCGCGGCCGCGTGCAGATGACCTCGCCGGTGCTGTGGACGCTGGGCTTCATGATCACCTTCGTGATCGGCGGCATGACCGGCGTGCTGATGGCCGTGCCGGCAGCCGACTTCGTGCTGCACAACAGCCTGTTCCTGATCGCCCATTTCCACAACGTGATCATCGGCGGCGTGCTGTTCGGCTACCTGGCCGGCATCACCTACTGGTGGCCGAAGGCGTTCGGCTTCAAGCTGAACGAGCGTCTGGGCAAGTGCGCGTTCTGGTGCTGGCTGGTGGGCTTCTACTTCGCCTTCATGCCGCTGTACGTGCTGGGCCTGATGGGCATGACCCGTCGCCTGAACCACACTGACAACCCGGCCTGGACGCCGTGGCTGTACCTGGCCGTGGTCGGCGTGGTGTTCGTCGCGCTGGGCATCTTCTTCCAGGTGCTGCAGATCGTCGTGTCGATCCGCGACCGCAAGAAGCTGGCCGATGTGACCGGCGACCCGTGGGGTGGCCGCACGCTGGAATGGGCCACTTCGTCGCCGCCGCCGTTCTACAACTTCGCGCACACCCCGGTGGTGCGTGACCTGGACGCGTTCGCCGACATGAAGGCCCGTGGCGAGAAGCTGCCGACCAGCGGCTACGAGCAGATCCACATGCCGAAGAACACCGGCGCGGGCTTCTGGATGGGCCTGTACAGCCTGGTGCTTGGCTTTGCCCTGGTCTGGCACATCTGGTGGCTTGCCGCCGTTGGCCTGATCGGCATGGTGGTGTCGTTCATCCGCCGCGCCAACGATGACCACATCGACTACTACGTGCCGGCCGCCGAGGTCGAGCAGATTGAAACGCGCCAACTGCAGCGCATTGCTTCGCAGGCCTGA
- the cyoA gene encoding ubiquinol oxidase subunit II: MKKPILPRWTRSLPSLGLLLLLAGCNMTLLDPKGQVGVDIKGIILIATWLMLLVVLPVIVLTLVFAWKYRASNTSARYEPDWSHSTAIEVVVWLIPCLIIIALGIITWKSSHDLDPYKPLESKQKPITVEAVAMNWKWLFIYPELKIATVNQIAFPVGTPVNFKITSDSIMNSFFIPQLGSQVYAMAGMETKLHLIANEAGTYDGMSANYSGGGFSGMKFKATAMSNFEFDAWVAKVRASERQLASADYKVLAKPSEAEPVAYYGKVEDGLFTGILHQYMGNDGHAMAREGFDGGPICTSRNTLGEERVSMATPAKPALGAQS, encoded by the coding sequence ATGAAGAAACCCATACTGCCGCGGTGGACGCGGTCCCTGCCAAGCCTCGGCCTGCTCTTGCTGCTCGCCGGCTGCAACATGACGCTGCTCGACCCGAAGGGGCAGGTAGGCGTCGACATCAAAGGCATCATCCTGATCGCCACCTGGCTCATGCTGCTGGTGGTGTTGCCGGTGATCGTCCTGACGCTGGTGTTCGCCTGGAAGTACCGCGCCAGCAATACCTCGGCACGCTATGAACCCGACTGGTCGCACTCGACCGCGATCGAAGTCGTGGTGTGGCTGATTCCCTGCCTGATCATCATCGCGCTGGGCATCATCACGTGGAAGTCCTCGCACGACCTGGATCCGTACAAGCCGCTGGAATCCAAGCAGAAGCCGATCACCGTCGAGGCGGTGGCGATGAACTGGAAGTGGCTGTTCATCTATCCGGAACTGAAGATCGCGACGGTCAACCAGATCGCGTTCCCGGTGGGCACGCCGGTGAACTTCAAGATCACGTCCGATTCGATCATGAATTCGTTCTTCATCCCGCAACTGGGCAGCCAGGTTTACGCCATGGCCGGGATGGAGACCAAGCTGCACCTGATTGCCAACGAGGCCGGCACGTATGACGGCATGTCCGCCAACTACAGCGGCGGCGGCTTCTCGGGCATGAAGTTCAAGGCGACGGCCATGTCGAACTTCGAGTTCGACGCGTGGGTCGCCAAGGTGCGCGCATCCGAACGCCAGCTCGCCAGCGCGGACTACAAGGTCCTGGCCAAGCCGAGCGAAGCGGAACCGGTGGCCTACTACGGCAAGGTCGAAGACGGCCTGTTCACCGGCATCCTGCACCAGTACATGGGCAACGACGGCCACGCCATGGCCCGCGAAGGCTTTGATGGCGGCCCGATCTGCACGTCGCGTAACACGCTCGGCGAAGAGCGGGTGTCCATGGCCACGCCGGCCAAGCCGGCGCTGGGCGCGCAATCCTAG
- a CDS encoding MaoC family dehydratase — protein sequence MRTIASLEELESLQGQEVAVSDWMEITQEQVNLFAEATGDHQWIHVDVERAKKESPYGGPIAHGFLTLSLVPKFMHNALHMPSKIGVNYGLNRVRFTAPVPVGSKLRARIKLQKVERLDPLPKSPELVGAQSTWEVTIEREGSDRPVCVAESISRRYG from the coding sequence ATGCGTACCATCGCATCGCTCGAAGAACTGGAAAGCCTGCAAGGGCAGGAAGTCGCGGTCAGCGACTGGATGGAGATCACCCAGGAGCAGGTGAACCTGTTTGCCGAAGCGACCGGCGATCACCAGTGGATCCACGTCGACGTGGAGCGCGCAAAGAAGGAGTCGCCGTACGGCGGCCCGATCGCGCACGGCTTCCTGACGCTGTCGCTGGTACCGAAGTTCATGCACAACGCGCTGCACATGCCGTCCAAGATCGGCGTGAACTACGGCCTGAACCGCGTGCGCTTCACCGCGCCGGTGCCGGTGGGCAGCAAGCTGCGCGCGCGCATCAAGCTGCAGAAGGTCGAGCGGCTCGACCCGCTGCCGAAGTCGCCCGAGCTCGTAGGCGCCCAGTCGACCTGGGAAGTGACGATTGAGCGCGAGGGCAGCGACCGTCCGGTGTGCGTGGCCGAGTCCATCAGTCGCCGATACGGATGA
- a CDS encoding MaoC family dehydratase → MLYFEDFAVGSRRELGSYLVTEEEILGFARQYDPQPFHIDKEAAAKSIYGGLISSGWMTCSIMMRLLVLSTVGKSASMGSPGVDEIRWLKPVYAGDTLSVVFIVLDSRPSQSKPDRGVVLTQWEATNQRGELVCTVKGMGMYGRRPA, encoded by the coding sequence ATGCTGTATTTCGAGGACTTTGCAGTCGGCAGCCGCCGCGAGCTCGGCTCCTACCTCGTCACCGAGGAAGAGATCCTCGGCTTTGCCCGCCAGTATGACCCGCAGCCCTTCCATATCGACAAGGAGGCCGCCGCCAAGAGCATCTATGGCGGACTGATCTCCAGCGGCTGGATGACCTGCTCGATCATGATGCGCCTGCTGGTGCTGAGCACCGTCGGCAAGTCGGCGAGCATGGGTTCGCCGGGCGTCGACGAGATCCGTTGGCTGAAGCCGGTCTATGCCGGCGACACGCTGTCCGTGGTGTTCATCGTGCTCGATTCCCGGCCGTCGCAATCCAAGCCGGACCGCGGCGTGGTCCTTACCCAATGGGAAGCCACCAACCAGCGCGGCGAACTGGTCTGCACGGTCAAGGGCATGGGCATGTACGGCCGCCGCCCCGCCTGA